The DNA region GCCCCCACCTCGCTGTACGCATTGCTGGTGCCGGATGATCTGCAGTTGAACGGCCGGGTGCAGGTGAAGGGCGACGTGCAGGTCGACGGCCACCTCAGCGTGCAGGGGCAGACGGGCGTGAGTGGGCTGCTGAGCAGCAGCAACTGCAACGTCGCCACACCGCAGTGCCAGGGCGACATGGCCGTGACGGTTGGGGCGGCCACCATGCCGGTCATGACCTTCACGCCCTTTCCAGCGAACCCTGGTTGGGCGGATGGGCCAGTGTCACTCGGGCAGCCCGGTGAGACTGCTGGCGTCGTGCCAGGCGTGCAGAGCGGCTTGACGATCAGCGCGAGCGATCTGGAACTGGGCGTGATGGGAGATGGTTCGCAGTACTTCAAGGCCTGCACGTACGGCGTGGTGTGCCTCGACTTCATTGCGGACACGCAGAGGCATCTGTATCAGGGCAGTGCCCGGCAACTGCTCTCCTCCAACTGGACCGGAGTGATCAAGGTCACGACGCCTGGGACGGACACGCTGACGATTCACCCACAGCAGGCTCAGGGCGCGAGTATCGCCCTGCCGATCAGCATCCAGGCCACCAGTCCGGTGGTCTTCACGGGCGACGTGACGGATGCGGCCACCCTGTGTACCGATGATCTCTGCGGGACCTCCACGGTCCAGCCCATGCTGAGTGTGGCTGCCCCCGCGATCCGGACGTCCGAGGACGTGCAGCGGCTTCACGCCACGCTGCTGACGTCGGCGTTTACCAACGGCGGGAACATGACGGTCTTTGGGAGTGTGCAGGGCCGGGTCGTCGGAAGCGCGCCGCTGTTGATTCAGGCGGATGAGCGGGCGTTGCGTGGCTTGGCAGCGCCGGGTGTGGGTCGGCTGTTGCCGGTGTGGCGGCAAGCGCGAGTTTCACTCACGACGGCCAATTGAGGCATCATGTGAGAGGTTCAGGGGATGTATACGTGAATGTTCGGTGGTCTGAGAGACAGTTCGGAAAATCAACTCATTCATGCGTATCCTCTAGGGAAGCGGAGACACAATGCCTCTTCTCCCCTTCCAGGTGATGCCCATGCTCTTCAGCTATACCTTCCTCGATGCTCGAGAGATTGCTCCAGAACGTCGCCGTGTGATGATGCCGGACGACCGCATCCTCCCGGTCGACGTCGTGCCTGACTGGTACTGGCACCGTGCTGAGCGCATCATGGGCCATGTCCAAGACAGTCTGCGAGGGGACGTGAGTCTGTTTACGTACTTCACCTGTGAGGAAGCCCCGGACGGCACCTTGTTCCATACGGTGTATGCCTTCCCCGATTCTCTGGACTGGACCGTCATCTCCACCAGCAAGACGATTCTCGAGGCACTGGAGCAGCATGCGACTATCCGGGCAGCCTGGTGGCAGGGTCCTGAGTACCAACGGTATGCCACAGCGCCGGATCTGCCGCTGCTTAGAGTGCCTCTCCCTGGCTTTGACGTGCCCATCCATCCGCTTGACGTTCGAGATGGACGCTAGCAAAGACGGCCAGCTCTGGATCCCGCTGCACGAGACGGTGCCAAGCCGTCATCGCCTGTTGCTGTTCGGCCATGGACAGCGCGTGAGCTGACGCTTGGAGCGCGGCTTGAACGCGTTCGCAGACCACGGCCCGCACGTCATCCCGCCATGCTTGGAGGGGCGCAGGGACGTTCCCCGTCCAGTTGGCATATACCGGTGCCTGATACACCTCGAGTAGGGTGTCGAGTGAACACCCTTGCAGGCGCTGCGTATCGAACGTGATGTGCCAGTCGCGAACGCTCAGCGTTCCGCGACGGGTCATCCCGGTTGGCCGATCTGTCCGGGATGCCAGCCACGTTCGCAACTTCGAGAGGGCTGTTTTCCGTGTTGAAGTGCGTTCTCCCACAAGGCAGGTTTGGATTTCCAGACTGTCGAGCGAGCGCTGCCGCAAGAGCAGGAGCAGCGGAAGCAGCAACATGCCGCGAATCTGACTGGACTTGTGATTGACCGTGATCTGCGGCTGGGCACACAACACCTGCACCTGCACGACCGGTAACCGCAGGAGCGTCTGGACACGCGCTGGGAGCGTCAGGTGCTGCAACGTGGCGTAACTCTGGATCGCCTGCGCCCCAACACGCCGCTGAAGCGTGAGCAACTCCGTCTGAAGCAGGAAGTTCAGGGGATGCTCACAGACCTCTCGAACCGTCGCCAAAATCTGGACTTCAAGCGGGAGGTACGGCGTGTCACGCCACGTTGACGGAAGCGCCCCACCTATCAGGAGGGTCTGCAGCAGCTGAATCAACGCCGTCACGCCCGTCTGATCCCCGTAGTGTTCTGCGAGCTCGGTCAGATGCCGCGTGCTGGGGGTGGCTGCCAGCAGCTCGAGGATGGCCAGCAGGAGGAGCAACTCCCGGTGGGCCGCAGGATGCTGAAGCAGCAGGGCGTCCTGTGCCGCCTGCGTAGCATGCAGGTGCGCGCGGGTCAGATCGCTGGACCTGAGGGCCACGTGCGCCCGGGCCGTGCTGAGGCGCAGAGAGCCGTCCGTCGTGCGGCCCCGTTCCAGCATCTCGGCGGCACGTTCCAGACAGAAGTGCGCCAGCTCCTGCTCATGGTCATCTGCGTAATACCGAGCGAGTTCCGTCAGGGCCACGATCAGGTCCGGGCCTGGAGAAAGGGTATCCAGACTGCTGATCACGACGGTTGCCTGTACGCGTGCGGTTTCTCGCTCACCGCGCAGGGCGGCGGAGAGGGTGCGGGCCGTCCGGGCGAGGAGCTCAGCCTCATCCAGCGAGCGCGAGACGGCGTCCCCAAGCACCTGTTGCGCGAGTTGCTCCGCTTGCATCGCCAGATCGACCGTCTCAGTGCGTGCCTGAATGGCAAGGGTCAACGCGAACTGCGCCTTGAGGAGTGGATCGTGCTGCGCTTCTGGCGCACTGAGCGCCTGTCGAAAATGCGTGGTGGCAAGGTCCGTCTGACCCAGACGCAACCGCATGCGTGCCAACAGCGCCAGTGCCCGAGAGGGCTCGCTGTTTTGAGTGACAGCCGCTTCAGCGTGCTCAAGACCGCGGAGGACCTGCCCAGAGTCGAACAAGCTGCTGGCCAGCGAGAGATACAACGGATGGGTAGGTGGCGGGTTCAGGACAATCAGTTGTGGCAGCGCGGCCACCAGTTGTCCACGTTCAGCCAGATTCGACGTGAGATCGACCAGAAGATCCTGAGCCTGTTGAACATCCCCCGCTTCCAGATATGAACGGGTGGCCGTCAACGGTTGCGTGCCCTGCTGAACGCTGGCGAGGGCGCGTTGTGCGGCCGCGTGTTCTGACGGGCGATTCCGGAGGGCGCGCATCAGAACTTCCGTGATAATGGGGAGCGGTTCAAAGCATCCATCGCCGAGAGGCCAGCAGGGGATGCCATGTGTCCGAGCGTGCGTCAACCAGCCGTCTCGCAGGTCCAGCGCAGAGGCTGCCGGGTCGTCTGCGCGCCAAGTGGAGAGCAGACTGGCCCGGCGCAGGGAGGGGAGCCATTGTTCATCAATGGTGCTGAGCATGTCCTCGACGATGTCCGCTGCGTCATGGGCATGGGTCAGCATGGCGACGGCGGCGGGCCATCCGGCCACCCGTTGAATCTCAAGTTCGCTCAGGCCGAGGGTGCGCATGGCCTGCGGTGTGAACGCGAGCGCATGCTGCTGAATACTCTGAATGTTGAGGGCCGTTCTGAGATTCCGAATGGGCAGATCAACCTCGGTCCGCATGGAGATGATCCAACGCAAGCGGTGGTGTTGACGGTTCGTCAGGAATTCCGGGGCAGCGAGCAGGTAGGTGAGGAGAAACGTTCGTGCTTCGCTGTTGAGAACATGCGCGTTGTCCAACAGCAGCGTCAGAGGCTGCGCTGACGTGGTGCGCTGGAGGTACATCAACACTTCGTCTCGTAAGGCCGTGCCGAGTGCGCCGGGCTTGGCTGCTGGTCGTTGCAGTTCATAACTCAGCTGTGACAACGGGAATGAACCGAGCGTGGCACCGAATCGTTGATGGATGTACGCACTGATGGAGTGGGCATCCGGGTCCACGTCTGCCAGATTGAGGTAGACCGTTGTCCTGGGCTGCAGCCGCTGCACCGCCATTTGATACGCCGTTTTTCCATAACCTGCGGGCGCGATGAGCAGGACCATGTCAGCGCTGGGATCAAGCAGCTTGTCAAGGTTCGCGTCGGAACTCTCGTGTGCTGTGCGGTCGTCTGATGGTGCCAGATTGAAGGTGTCAGAACACGTATTCGCCTGTGGCTGGAGAGGGTTTAGGGGTGTACGACTCAGTTCAAGCGGCAAAGTGGTGGTTCACCTCACTCAGTAGGGACACCGTTCTCTGGTCTCGAGGAGAAGCCAGGAAGAGCGTCAGCGGCAGACGTGCACCCGTCGGCATGCGGACCGGTGGTGTGACGAGCGCATCTTCGTTCGGCACGCTCAGCCGGCAATCCTCTGGGAGGTCTCCGGTGCTCTTCATCATGTTCTCAGTGTAGTGACTGTCTGGTTTACCTGGTTTACATTGTGCTGAACGACGTTTTTAAGATGTTTAGTACGCGACTAAATCTGAGCGGAGGGATGAGCATATGCGCTGTTCATCCCTCCGCTTGTCTGGTCTGTCTTAGTGCGCTGCATATCAGTGACTATCCTGAGATCTGATTATTGAGAGCGGATACGGAAGGGCAACTGTGATTCAGTGTGGCGTGAAATATATGCGGATTGTATCGCTCTGAGTCTCAGTACAATTCCTTCTTTCTTTTAGATTCCTTCGCGAATGCGAGTTCTGTGTATTGCATATACATTTCGTTGATCAAAATCACAGTTTTACTGTCGTTTTTTTGGAACGCTGACGATTCAGCAATGTCGAAGATATCCACAAGTTGTTGGACGACAAAAGGTGAACGTGCACTTTCTGGCAGAATATTTTTGATGATAAGTTGCACTGTCTCGTAAGGTCTTGTTTTCGCTGTTTCTCTAAATTCCTGCAAGTCTGTAATGGTTACATAATTTTCGCTAAACTGATAGCCATATGAAGGTATCGTTTTTATAATGTCGGAGCCAAATGCTGCCCGGATTTCTTTAATCATTACTTTGATCGTACTTTCGCTTTTTTCCGGTACTGCGTGTGCGACAATCTCTTCTTTAGAAGACTGTATCTTTGTATCGTTGGCTAAATATGCCAAAACCCGGGCAATACTTCTAGGATTATATTTGTCAATTTCTTGACGTGTACCATTAATTTCAAACCATCCCTCCAGTATATTGATATACAGGATGGTTTTATTTTGGAACGACCTTTCAAACAGAAGATATTCCACTGTTTGATGGTTATCCCAAACCTTGAGTGAGATTTTTTGTTTTTCGGTCAATGGTTCTGTAGAATTCGGTAATTGTATCAGAACCTCGATAACATCTCTTTGTTCTTGCGACAATTTATCGAGAAGAGTTTCTGCAATCTGGTCCTTCCCGATTTTTAGCAGTGTTAATGCTGCTTCAAAAAACAATATGTGGAAAACCTCTCTATGATTCGTGCGAACAATGTTAGATTCGCTCTTCAGAGGCCATATGAGAGGCTCAAACGTTAGCAACGGAAGGTAGCTGCAGAATTCTACCCATTGTTCGAATTTGGAAATTGATGAAACATCGTTAATGGCTATGAGCAGATCAAATGCAACATCTACTTCGTTAACTCCCCAATGTTTTGAGGCTTCATAGAGATGATCAGTAATATCTTGTGAAGCTCCTGCAATTCCTAGACGTGTCTCTGCGATGTTGCGAAAGAGCAACGTAAAAATATCAGTTAGACGTTCATTATAGAAGTGCCAAGGGGGCCGGAGTGCTGTTGGTGGAACATTCCCTGACCAAGAAATTTTGGCCCACTCGGGTGTGACAGGCAGAGGCAACAGCTCAAGGACGCGATGATATGCACCTTGCATCATCGCGTCCTTCACATGCTGAAATTCTGTTGAGTGTGCCATGTTCATGCCCCGATCATATCGGACTAGCTTGTTTTTAGCTAAGAACGTAGGCTCCTGTTTAAATTTTTAGGCTCGGGTGAATCGAGGTCAAATGTATCAAGCACCTCGACAGAAACATGGTCGAAGAACTCTATTCAGCGCGCTGTCATACGACCAGCCTTGCCGGTGGAGGTGTGCGACCTTCAGCATGTCTTCTCTCTGACAGTGGCCAGGGGAAGCAGGGGTCTGACACGCTCTTCAGAAGTGCATCATCCGGCGATAGTGATAACCGCGTGTACGGCACATGCTCCGCGCAGCCAGCATTTACATCATCAACATGATGGACCGGTGGCGCGCTGGCAGAGGCTTCGCGCCGTCCGTCCGGCACAACGCGGTCCATTCTGTCAGCTGCTCTATCCATACAGCCGCGCCGGTCAGGTGCAGCGCGTGATGATACTCCGCACGCTGCAGTGCCTGTAAGACGTCTTCGATCGGCGGCTAGCAGCTGGCGGAGGTCACGCGCCTTTGTTGCGGATCAGCGGCCGAGAACGCCGTGTCGCCGATGCTGCCGTCAGGGACTGGGTGAGCGCTGCTGGTAGGGTGTCTTCAGGAAGTCTCTTGAAGATTCAACGTATTCAGTGCCCAGACCGCAACGGGGTCAAACTGCAGGCGGCAGTTGCGGTTGCTTCCGCTGTGGTTTTGCAGATACGTCATCGCTTCCTGGTGCGTCCAGGCGGTGCGGTACGGACGATTGCTGGTCAATGCGTCGTACACGTCTGCGACGGACAGGACGCGTGCAAGCCGGGGAATCTGCAGTCCGGCTAAGCCATACGGGTAACCGTTGCCACCGTAGGATTCGTGATGATGCATGATCGCCTGGGTGACTTCCGGTTCGATTCCAGCAATGTTCTGTGCGAGGCGCGCTCCCAGCTCGGGGTGGCGTTCGATTGCAACCCGTTCGTCATCTGTCAGCTGGCCCGGCTTATTCAGGAGCTCATTGGGCACCAGCGCCTTTCCGATATCGTGCAGTAGGCCAGCCCACAGAATGTGGCGGCGTTCCCGGGGAGTGTCCGCCATATTCAGACGCTCACTCAGCGCCAGGGTCAAGAACATAACGCGCGTCAGGTGTTCATCGTCCGGAATGCCAAGGTTGGCCATCCATTTTGACAGATACTGGAGCTCACTGACTTCTGTGTCAGTGAGCCTGCTATGAGGCAGCCCATGCGGTGTCAATAAGGTGGATAACGGTGAAATCCGGAGCATTGCGACCGTTATTCCACGCCAAACAGCAGAGACGCATGCGACGTCGTTACCAGCATGCGAAATCCCAGGCTGTCCATTTTGGCTTCCATCAGGTCATACGGCTTAGCAACGGTGGCGCTGCGCTCACTGCGCTGGGGCATGACAGCAAGGCTGGTATCCGCGCGGTTGGTCATCTCAGTTCGGTGCTCGATCTGGGTCATTTGCCTGCCTCCGTGGTCACCGCTGCGGTCCTCAGTAGCCCAACGTCGCCGCCGTTCCCGTCCGTGGTGATGCGGGAAGCGCGAAGAACGCCCACGTCTCCACCGTTTCCAGCCAGGGCTCCTGTGGAGAGGCAAACAACCAGAGTAGCAACGATGGTACGCTTAAGGGTAGGAAGTTTCATATACTTTATTCTATGGGGGGGTCAGGACATCATGCGGATACCATGAAAACCGTGTTAGAGACGCAGTTTCACGAAGGGAAGTATGAAGATGTCCTTACTGAACTGTTAAAGTTATCCGCATTACGTCCCCTGACCACCGACGAGTTAACCATGCAAGGGTTGGCCCTGATGAGGTCGGGCAACATGATTGAAGCGCGGCCGCTCCTGGAAGCCGCCGCGACGCAGGGCAATCTGGAAGCAGCGGTGGAGTCCGCCAATCTGCTGCGCGCAACCGGTCACCAGGAGCGCGCCCTTCAACAGCTCACGAGTCTCCTTCCGTCCTTGCAGGGTGAACTGCGGTACCGTGCGCTCCGCTGGATGGGCGTGTGCGAGGAAATGCTGGGTATCGACGGCAGTTGGGAACGGGTTGAAGAGGCCCGCATGGGATACTTGGCGCTCGGAGACGCGGAGATGGTTGCGCGCCTAAACCAGTCGCTGTCTGTGATCTACAACATGCGTGGACGTCACACCGAAGCGCTCCAGCTGCTCCAAGGATCGCTGGTGGTCCTCGAGTCTCAGCAGAACAGAGGGCCGTACCTGTCGGCACTGTCCACCCTGGCGGACCTCCAGATGGAATCCAGGTTGTATCAGGAAGCGCAGGCGACCATCGCGCGGGCGCTGCGGCTGGCGCGTGAGGTGCAGGCCTTCTACAACGCGCGGCGACTGTCGTATCTGGAAGCACTGGCAGCGCTGCTTTCGGGGAACATCGGTCGCTTTCTGCCCCTCATCAAGCAGAGCATCCAGGACGCTGAGGAAGCAGGGGATCTCCCGGTCGTTGAACTGGGCGTGGCATTGTTGGCCGATCATCACAGCCGCATGGGTGACCACGCGCAGGCCATCCGGGTCATGACACAGTTTTATCAGCATCAGCCGTCCACGCAGAGCGTTGCCATCGAAATCGTCGAGGCGATGCTCGCGCGGCGGCGCGGAGACCTGGCAGGAGCGTACCAGTCGCTGATGGCCTTGAAACAACTGGCGGTCCGGCAACATCGGCCGGATCAGGCGGTTCGGGCAGGACTCCAGGCGGTGTACGCCCTGTATAAGATGCGCCACTTTGAGCGTGTGTCCGAAGAGCTGCCAGAGGTGCTCCAGAGCATGATGCGGCTCGGAACAACCGGCGGGCCGTACGCGCTGCGCCCCGATATGGCCGAATTGTCTGAACTGTTCCTCCACGCTCAAAACAACCCGGTCACCGCGCCGCTGTTGGTGACGGTGCTGGATCAGGCGTCCGGGCTCCTGGGAGCCACGGCCGACCTGTTTGCGCCGATCGTGATGGTAGAATTGCTGACGCTCGGGCAGTACGTCGTGCTCACAGACGGCGTGCCCAGCACGTACGCTGGTCGTCAGGCCCGCTTCGTGGTTGCCGTTCTGTCGTACATCACGCTGCATCCTGACTGCAGCAACCTCGACATTCAGACAGCCCTGTTTCCAAATCATCATCCGAGAACGTCCGCACGGTACATCCGGGACGCCGTCGATCATATCGATCGTCTGGGTCCGCTCCTCGAAAAGGGCGGAAGTTATCATCGCCCGGTCTACCGCATCACCGACAAGGTGACCGTCAGCATGGATCTTCAGTTAGTCTTCAAACGCGCGGCGGAAGGCAATGCGCTCGGGGCGCTGGACGCCTACCGCGGTGAGTTCATGCCTGAACTGGATGACAGTGAATGGGTCCAGGATCTTCGTCACCGCTTGACGACCACGCTGAAGCTCGCGCTCGAACCGCTCTTAAATGACGCGGAGCTGAACCGTCAGTACGCTCAGGTGGTGCGGTTATGTACCCTGGCGCTGCGGGCGTTGCCCTTGGATCTCGACCTGATGACCCGGCGCCTGCAAGCGGCGGAACTGAGTGGATCGATGTACGAACTCGAACTGTTCCGCCGTGAACTTGAACGATCGATCAACTGACCATCCGCATGGCGCGGCGTCTATCGATGCCTCTTGCCAAGCTGACGCTCGCCGAGGCAGTGGTCGTCCTGAGTGCCCAGAGGAACGACGAAGCCATTTTGATACAGAGCGGTGTAGGCAGCAATGTCACCAGGGACCGTTTTCAGCAGGGCTGGCTGTGGGCCGGCAGCTGGCAGCTGGGTACGGTGCACAGGATCCAAGCCGCGCGGCACTGGAATCTTTGAGTGCCTCAACAGAACGTACAACGGCTCGGTTGTTTCCCGGCGGGCTTGGCACTCCGTGGCTGATGTCCGGGTAGCCGTGCCGGACGGTCAGCGCTGGGACAACCACGAGCACCGTCACTCGGCGCTCTTGTGTGCGACATCTCGGTCTCCACGCATCGTATCTGCGAACGCCCTTGGCGCCGCTTAAAGTCAACCCTGGAGCATGACGAGGATCCTGACGAAAGTACTTGGGCCTTTGGGAGAGCCGTGCTGAGAAATTGGAAGCGCGACGTATGCCTTGTCTCTCAATGTCACGGGCGTGACTGACGTCCTGGAGGTTGTTGAGGCAGTTGAATCTTGAGTTACACAACGTGCGCTGGTACGGTATTGCGGGCAATTTCTTGAGGGCGTTCAGGGCAGTTGGTGGGTTGCTGGGGGGCAGGCGCAGTGTACGGCACAGGTGGCTGCGGTGCCGAACCATGTGCATGGCGGGTGGGTCAGTCAGTGACGTTCTGAGAAGCGAGACGCAGTGGGCCGCTGCTGACGTGTTGTGAGCGGAGGGCTAACTGCAGGCGAGCCCTGTTCGGTCTTGTGAGCTTTAGATAACGTTTATCTATCGCAAATAATATGAGGTTTATATGAACCGCGTATAGTTTAGTGACTACTATTTCACACAAAGTAGCCACTCTTTATGTGTCCAGCTCACATTTTAGGAAGACGCTGACACATCTGAGACCGCTCATAATATGAGAAGTTGCTTAGAATGGGACAAATTCAGTAAGCCAAATCACACGAGTAACCACTGGTCAAAGGCCCCCGCCCACCACTCTATAAAACACCACAACCAACCCTCGGCGAAGATTCTAAAAACATCGTCCAGTACGCAAATCGCATCTTTTCTCATCATGATCAACTCCACTCACGTGGAGCACGTCCCCCTCCAATTACGGTGACGGCAGTTATGAGTCACCTGGTCCTCACCCCCAGCACCACCGGCCGCCTGCACAGGCCGAGCGGTCAGGGCGTCCGCCCTCACGATCAGGTGACGCCCTTCTCCACCCCCACTGCAGCTTCCACGCCCTGCAACCGCATCCTGCAGCGCCTCCGCGCCGCGACACGCGCGGAAACCACCAGCACCCTGCTCACCAGCCTCCGTGCCGAAGCGCCGATCATCAAAAAAACCATTCGGAACGCCCTTGAGGCAGGCCTCCTCGACGGCAGCATTACCCAAGTTGCCACCCTGTATTACTGCGCGACCCCCAACGTCCCAGCGATCCAGGCCGCGCATCTCGACGACCTGGCCGGCTACCTCCGTCACCACGGCAGCTGCACCCCCTGGCAGATCATCCGTGGCCTCGGTTGGCACCCCAGCCTGCTGACCGGGGTGCTGGACCACCCGCTGACCTCCACCCAAGTCCTGGTCCAGCGCACCACCAGCCGCGCTGTTCATCTGCACCTGGTCGATCAACCCGTCACTCTCCCTGCTCGCTCGATGCGTGCACACAACGCCGCGACCACGCCCAGCGACACACCGACGGCAAAGACCGACGATCTGCCAGCGCGGCTGCTGGCCTACCTCCAGGCGCAGTCGCGAAATGGCGGCATGTACAAGGCGAGTGTCCGCATCGCGGCAAATGCCCTTGGAAGCGACGCCGCCCAGCTGCTTGCCCTCATCCCGACCCTCGCTGCCGCTGGAGCGCCGATCAGTCTTGAACTCGGCGCGATGCCATACGTGGTGTACAACAGCACCCTCCGCATCTACACGCCCGCCCCGGTGCAGTTGATGCCCGTTCGTCGTCCTGCGGCACGTCCGTCCCCCCGTCCGGTCCGGCGTGCACCCCAGCGCCGTCCCGTGGCACAGGCCCGCTCGCCGCGCCCCACCGTCCGCCCCGCTCGACTCCCGGCTCCTGTACGCACCAGCCCGCGTTCACCCCTGCGTCATACCACCCTGCTGCTGCACCGCCTCCAGCGCGCCGCTCACCGCCACCTCAGCCAGCACACAACGCCCGTCCTGCGGCCCTGGGCTGTTCCAACGGTCTCCGCGCACTGGACGGTCCGTGGCCCGCCACGTCCCACCGCCCCACTGGAGGAGAACCATGACCACATCCACGTCCACCCCGACGCAGGCCCCGGTACCTGCCCCCACCCCTCACGGTGCCAGCGTCTCCATGGCCCCGGTGCCTGTTCCCTCCGCCCTGGTCCGTCCCGCCGCGCCCCCCCCGTCCGAGGCCCCACCGCCAACCGACGCGCCCGCAACGAGCCAACCCGAGAAGAGCCGAGACCAGCGCCGCGCCACCAGACCCCTGTACGACGACGTGTACATTACCCGCTTCGGCTTCGAGATCAACTACATCCACGTCCTCAAGGACGCGCGCCTGGATGCCACGGTCGGCAAGTACCACACCCAGCCTCAGGGCGACGACTGGATCGTCGAGGCCCTGCTAGAAGCCACGCGGCTGTGCCGCACCCGCAGCGTCATCCGCATCCACACCACCGAAACCGAACTCGCCGACACGCTTCGCGGCTTCCGGCAGCAGGACTCCGCCCGCT from Deinococcus ruber includes:
- a CDS encoding helix-turn-helix domain-containing protein, coding for MNMAHSTEFQHVKDAMMQGAYHRVLELLPLPVTPEWAKISWSGNVPPTALRPPWHFYNERLTDIFTLLFRNIAETRLGIAGASQDITDHLYEASKHWGVNEVDVAFDLLIAINDVSSISKFEQWVEFCSYLPLLTFEPLIWPLKSESNIVRTNHREVFHILFFEAALTLLKIGKDQIAETLLDKLSQEQRDVIEVLIQLPNSTEPLTEKQKISLKVWDNHQTVEYLLFERSFQNKTILYINILEGWFEINGTRQEIDKYNPRSIARVLAYLANDTKIQSSKEEIVAHAVPEKSESTIKVMIKEIRAAFGSDIIKTIPSYGYQFSENYVTITDLQEFRETAKTRPYETVQLIIKNILPESARSPFVVQQLVDIFDIAESSAFQKNDSKTVILINEMYMQYTELAFAKESKRKKELY
- a CDS encoding HD-GYP domain-containing protein, coding for MANLGIPDDEHLTRVMFLTLALSERLNMADTPRERRHILWAGLLHDIGKALVPNELLNKPGQLTDDERVAIERHPELGARLAQNIAGIEPEVTQAIMHHHESYGGNGYPYGLAGLQIPRLARVLSVADVYDALTSNRPYRTAWTHQEAMTYLQNHSGSNRNCRLQFDPVAVWALNTLNLQETS
- a CDS encoding bacterial transcriptional activator domain-containing protein; translated protein: MIEARPLLEAAATQGNLEAAVESANLLRATGHQERALQQLTSLLPSLQGELRYRALRWMGVCEEMLGIDGSWERVEEARMGYLALGDAEMVARLNQSLSVIYNMRGRHTEALQLLQGSLVVLESQQNRGPYLSALSTLADLQMESRLYQEAQATIARALRLAREVQAFYNARRLSYLEALAALLSGNIGRFLPLIKQSIQDAEEAGDLPVVELGVALLADHHSRMGDHAQAIRVMTQFYQHQPSTQSVAIEIVEAMLARRRGDLAGAYQSLMALKQLAVRQHRPDQAVRAGLQAVYALYKMRHFERVSEELPEVLQSMMRLGTTGGPYALRPDMAELSELFLHAQNNPVTAPLLVTVLDQASGLLGATADLFAPIVMVELLTLGQYVVLTDGVPSTYAGRQARFVVAVLSYITLHPDCSNLDIQTALFPNHHPRTSARYIRDAVDHIDRLGPLLEKGGSYHRPVYRITDKVTVSMDLQLVFKRAAEGNALGALDAYRGEFMPELDDSEWVQDLRHRLTTTLKLALEPLLNDAELNRQYAQVVRLCTLALRALPLDLDLMTRRLQAAELSGSMYELELFRRELERSIN